GGCACGATCGTCAGCCATGCCCTGCATGCCGATCATGTGGCACAAATCACCGAAGCCGGGGCGGACCAAACCTATCTGACCATGCAGGAAGCCGGGCAAAGCCTTGCCATTCATGCCCTTGAAACAACCGGTTCTGAAAACGCCGCGGATGGAGAAAGGGCAGCACCGGCCTAGAGCATCGTGCGTTCAGGAAAACGCACACAGATGCCCGACCACTTAAAATCGATCAGCTATTGGATGTTCAACAGAACCCGGTTGAACATCCGCCGACCTCGTCCCAGATCAGCGGGCGTTAAATCAGGATCGATTTCACGCCCAAGGCTGATCGCTTTTAAGTGGTCGAGCATCTTTGGGCGTTTCAAACAAAACACCCGATGATCTAGTCCTGCCCCTCTTAGTGACAATTAATCGTAGCGCAATTCCGTCGCCTTGCCGCGGAAGACGGTGTAGGCGAGGATTGTGTAGCCGATGATCACCGGCAGCACGAACAAGGCTCCCACCAGAATGATAAACAGGCTTTCGGGGGCGCTTGCGCTTTCATAAAGGGTCAGCTGTTCCGGCACCACGTAGGGGTAGAAGGAATAAGCGAGACCTGCGAATGCCAGGAGGAACAGGCTAGCCGTTGCCGTGAATGGCACCCACGCCCACTTGTCGTCTTTCGCCGGCAGGTGCTGCAGCGCTGTGTACAGGATGAACACCAAAAGGGCCGACATCAACGGCAGGGGCGCCAGCAGGATCATCGAGGGGAATGAGAACCATTTTTCAAAGATCCGTTCGCTCACCAACGGGCTTGCCAGCGAGATCGCCCCAAAGCCCAAGACCACACCCCAAAGCCGCGTCCGCGCCCAACGGATCGCCTTCATCTGCAAGGTGCCTTCGGATTTGATGATCAGCCAGGTCGCACCGATAAAGCCGTAACCAGCCGTCAGACAGAGCGCGGTCAATACGCCGAAAGCGACTGTTGCTGGAGTGTGTTCCAGGCCCATGATGTAGAGGCCGAGCATATACCCCTGCGCGAGCGAGGCTGACATAGAGCCAAAGAAGAACGCCTGGTTCCAGCGATGCTTCTGCTTGCCGGTGGTCTTTGCGCGAAACTCGAACGCAACGCCGCGCAAAATGAGCCCGATCAGCATGACTGCCACGGGGAGGTAAAGCGCGGTCAGGATCACGCCGTGGGCGACCGGAAAGGCCACAAGCAACAGCCCCACCGCGAGCACCAGCCAGGTTTCATTGGCATCCCAAAAGGGGCCAATCGCCGCGATCATGCGATCTTTTTCTTGCTCATCCCCCAAGGGCAGAAGAATGCCCACCCCAAGGTCAAAGCCGTCGAGCACGACATAGACGAGGATCGAGATGCCCATGAGAGCGGCGAAGGCCAGCGGCAACCAGACGGTTGGATCACCAAAAAAGGTCATTTTGTCTTACTCCGCCGGGACGAGGGCCACTTGGGCAGCACCAGAGTGCGGCCTTGTATCTTCAGGGTTGCTCGCTTTGCGGGCCAGCCGGAAGATGACTGTGATGTAGGCCACCAGCAGAACCGCATAGACGATCAGGTAAGCGGCAAGGGTTGTCGCAACCATGGGCGCCGGGACATCCGCAACAGCCGCCTCGGTTGTCAGGACACCTTGAACCAGCCAGGGCTGACGGCCGATTTCCGTGGTGTACCAGCCTGCGAGTGTTGCCAGCCAGCCGGAAAAGGTCATGCCAACGAGGCCACGCAGCAACCACGGGTTCAAGCCGTCCACACCGCTGTTCCGGCGCATCATGATGACAGTCGCCCAGCTCATGACGAGCATCAGTACACCTGTCCCAACCATCACGCGGAAGGACCAGAAGACCGGGGCCACTGGCGGGTGAAGCGCGGTTCCATCCTCGGCATAAAAATCGTTCAGGCCCGGAACCACACCAGCCGGATCGTGTTTGAGGATGAGCGACGCGCCGCTCGGAATGCCGATCTCAAAATCGTTCTGTCGCTTCTCCTCGTCCGGGAGGGCGAAGAGCAAAAGCGGAACGTGAGACGAGGTATCCCAGTTGCCTTCCATGGCCGCGACCTTCTGCGGCTGGTTCTCCAGTGTATTGAGGCCATGCAGATCACCTGCATAGATCTGTACCGGGATAAGGATAGCAGCCATCCACGCGCCGGTTTTGAAGGTCACGCGAACACCTTTGGACTGATCGCCGATCAAACGGCGGAACGCCGAGATGCCAAGAATGAGGAAGGCAACGGTCAAGCCGCTTGCGAGCAGCATGTGCGCCAACCGGTAGGGCATGGACGGGTTGAAAATGATCGCCCACCAATCTGTGGCATGCACGATCCCATCGCGCAGCTCAAAACCGGTCGGTGTATGCATCCAGGAATTCAGGACAAGGATCCAAAACGCGCTGACGGTGGTTCCGAACGCGACAAGAAAGGTTGCAAGCGTGTGCAGCCAATTCGGGACGCGCGAAGCCCCAAACAGCATGATCCCAAGGAAGGCCGCCTCAAGGAAGAAGGCTGTCAGAACTTCGTATGCGAGCAGCGGACCGGCGACGTTGCCGACCGTTTCCATGAAGCCCGGCCAGTTGGTGCCGAACTGGAAGCTCATCGTGATGCCGCTTACAACACCGAGGCCAAAAGAGAGGGCAAAGATCTTTACCCAGAACATGTATGCCGCCATCCAGCGGTCATCCCCGGTCGCGTTGAACCTCAGTTTGAAGAACAGCAGAACCCACCCCAGCGCGATGGTGATCGTCGGGAACAGGATGTGGAACGAGATGTTGGCCGCAAACTGGATACGGCTGAGAAGAAGTTCTTCCATGGCTCTTTCCCGGCCCGAAGGCCTGGTTGTGGTTGATCGCTGACTCATCATATGGATCAGGGATTTCACCTACTCAATGTGAATCCGGTGAAGTGCGGCGACACGCCATGCGGCAGCCGGTCACATGCGATTTTTCAACGCTAGCAATGTTTTGGTACGGGGCCACCGGTGTCGGCACGCACCACCTCCCTTGAAATAACGTTGCGTTATTTTCACCCTTCCCAACGAACGGAAGTTGCGCATAAACTGTGCACGTGCGCTGAAAATTGCTTTGGTGACACATTGGCACGTTCCCATCACCTCACGGATTGCGAGGTTCCATGCATTCTCTGAATATCTCCAAGCGATTGAAGGTTTTGACTCTTTCTCTCGTTCCCCTGGCTGTCACCGGGATGACCCCGGCAGCAGCACAGGACACAAAGCCCAATATCCTGGTCATCTGGGGTGACGATATCGGGCAATCGAACATCTCCGCCTACACCTTCGGCCTTATGGGCTATCAAACGCCCAACATCGACCGAGTTGCCAAGGAAGGCGTAATGTTCACCGACTACTATGCCGAACAGTCGTGTACTGCCGGCCGGTCGTCCTTCATCATGGGGCAATCCGTGTTCCGCACCGGGCTCTCCAAAGTTGGGCTGCCGGGTGCAGACGAAGGCATGCAGATTGAAGATCCGACCATTGCAGCGCTTCTGAAAGATGAAGGCTACGCGACCGGACAGTTCGGCAAAAATCACTTGGGTGACAGGGACGAACACCTGCCGACCAACCACGGTTTCGACCAGTTTTTCGGTAATCTCTATCACCTGAACGCCGAAGAGGAGCCCGAAAACGAGGACTACCCGCGCGATGCAGTTCTGCCGGATGGCCGC
This window of the Roseibium alexandrii DFL-11 genome carries:
- a CDS encoding cytochrome d ubiquinol oxidase subunit II — translated: MTFFGDPTVWLPLAFAALMGISILVYVVLDGFDLGVGILLPLGDEQEKDRMIAAIGPFWDANETWLVLAVGLLLVAFPVAHGVILTALYLPVAVMLIGLILRGVAFEFRAKTTGKQKHRWNQAFFFGSMSASLAQGYMLGLYIMGLEHTPATVAFGVLTALCLTAGYGFIGATWLIIKSEGTLQMKAIRWARTRLWGVVLGFGAISLASPLVSERIFEKWFSFPSMILLAPLPLMSALLVFILYTALQHLPAKDDKWAWVPFTATASLFLLAFAGLAYSFYPYVVPEQLTLYESASAPESLFIILVGALFVLPVIIGYTILAYTVFRGKATELRYD
- a CDS encoding cytochrome ubiquinol oxidase subunit I, translated to MEELLLSRIQFAANISFHILFPTITIALGWVLLFFKLRFNATGDDRWMAAYMFWVKIFALSFGLGVVSGITMSFQFGTNWPGFMETVGNVAGPLLAYEVLTAFFLEAAFLGIMLFGASRVPNWLHTLATFLVAFGTTVSAFWILVLNSWMHTPTGFELRDGIVHATDWWAIIFNPSMPYRLAHMLLASGLTVAFLILGISAFRRLIGDQSKGVRVTFKTGAWMAAILIPVQIYAGDLHGLNTLENQPQKVAAMEGNWDTSSHVPLLLFALPDEEKRQNDFEIGIPSGASLILKHDPAGVVPGLNDFYAEDGTALHPPVAPVFWSFRVMVGTGVLMLVMSWATVIMMRRNSGVDGLNPWLLRGLVGMTFSGWLATLAGWYTTEIGRQPWLVQGVLTTEAAVADVPAPMVATTLAAYLIVYAVLLVAYITVIFRLARKASNPEDTRPHSGAAQVALVPAE